One segment of Carassius auratus strain Wakin chromosome 2, ASM336829v1, whole genome shotgun sequence DNA contains the following:
- the LOC113111145 gene encoding atypical chemokine receptor 2-like has product MDALNTEDNGYEDYYNSEELEEFGVCKKTHVKEFSRVFLPVFYSITCALSIITNFTLLTLFIKYKTLRKVLPLHMVISDILFTLSLPFWAVYASSEWIFGDQICKAVSLVYMVSLYSSNLFVASLSLQRFMDMACVVSTTSIFNNPKRNTVMCVLVWLFSILAAAAHISFVGTQKFHEAFICTYHFNDNIGWKIYTRFQMNIIGFVVPFLVLLFCSIRLSCVAEVKRTFTVFRHETGFTLGFFLIWFPYSVVIFLHTLQDLHIFYACTINIHFDFAIHVTECIAFMHVFINPVLFVFLNKKVWRRLRNACKTPREYLLEESNNSTVMSSQEGAIELKAVQRYQAHDLSMSGEQPNNFLPELM; this is encoded by the coding sequence ATGGATGCATTAAACACAGAGGACAACGGCTATGAGGACTATTATAATTCTGAAGAACTTGAGGAATTTGGGGTCTGCAAGAAGACACATGTAAAGGAATTCAGCCGTGTGTTTCTACCGGTGTTCTATTCCATCACCTGTGCATTGAGCATTATTACGAATTTTACTCTTCTTACATTGTTTATCAAATACAAAACTCTGAGGAAGGTGTTGCCTCTGCACATGGTCATATCAGATATTCTTTTCACACTTAGCCTTCCCTTCTGGGCAGTGTATGCCAGCAGCGAGTGGATCTTTGGTGATCAAATCTGTAAGGCAGTCTCATTGGTTTACATGGTGAGTTTGTATAGCAGCAACCTGTTTGTTGCTAGTCTGAGCTTGCAGAGGTTTATGGACATGGCATGTGTTGTTTCTACCACCAGCATCTTCAACAATCCCAAGAGGAACACTGTTATGTGCGTTTTGGTCTGGCTTTTCTCAATTTTGGCAGCAGCTGCTCACATCAGCTTTGTTGGGACTCAGAAGTTCCACGAAGCGTTCATTTGCACTTATCACTTCAACGATAACATCGGCTGGAAAATCTACACAAGATTTCAGATGAACATAATTGGGTTCGTCGTACCGTTCCTGGTGCTTCTGTTTTGTTCCATCAGACTATCCTGTGTTGCTGAGGTGAAGAGAACGTTTACGGTGTTTAGACATGAAACTGGATTCACCCTCGGGTTTTTTCTCATCTGGTTCCCCTACAGCGTTGTAATTTTCCTGCATACTTTGCAAGACCTCCACATTTTTTATGCTTGTACCATTAACATACACTTTGACTTTGCTATTCATGTGACAGAATGTATTGCTTTCATGCATGTTTTCATCAATCctgttttgttcgtttttttaaacaaaaaagtcTGGAGACGACTCAGAAATGCCTGCAAAACCCCAAGGGAGTATCTGCTGGAGGAATCCAACAATTCAACAGTTATGTCAAGTCAGGAGGGAGCTATAGAGCTGAAGGCAGTTCAGCGATATCAAGCTCATGACCTGAGCATGAGTGGTGAACAACCTAATAATTTCTTACCTGAGCTCATGTAA
- the LOC113038733 gene encoding 5-beta-cholestane-3-alpha,7-alpha-diol 12-alpha-hydroxylase-like, producing MDNLFQILLALFISVIGALYLLGSFRRRRAGEPPLDKGPIPWLGHVLEFRKDTAKFLQRMKEKHGDIFTVQLGGFYFHFITDPFSFGSVVKEARTKLDFTKFAEQLVARVFGYKSIGNGHKFLQVSSTRHLMGDGLVVMTQAMMYNLQNLMLHSVGSGDDQKWQETGLFSYSYNIVFRAGYLALFGNESVKSTGNLDKAKEIDRQHSNELFKEFRKYDQLFPNLAYGVLGPSEKMEVERLKRLFWSTLSVEKMRSRDNISGWVSEQQQMRDEHGMQEFMQDRYMFLLLWASQGNTGPAAFWLLLYLMKHPDAMNAVKKEVEEILKETGQEVKRDGPLIDLTRDMLLKTPILDSAVEETLRLTAAPVLTRAVLQDMTINMASGQEYKIRKGDRVAVFPYTAVQVDPEVYPDPYTFKYDRFLTPDGSKKTDFYKGGKKLKYYNMPWGAGTTMCPGRFFATNELKQFVFLMLSYFDFELSNPNEEIPGIDIRRWGFGSMQPNKEVQFRYRLRF from the coding sequence ATGGACAACCTCTTCCAGATTCTGCTTGCTCTATTCATCTCTGTCATAGGTGCTCTCTACCTTCTGGGGTCATTTCGCCGCAGACGAGCCGGAGAACCCCCTCTAGATAAGGGCCCTATTCCGTGGCTTGGCCATGTGCTGGAATTCAGAAAGGACACGGCCAAATTCCTGCAGAGGATGAAGGAAAAACATGGAGATATTTTCACAGTGCAGCTGGGAggcttttatttccattttatcaCAGATCCATTCTCTTTTGGCTCTGTGGTCAAAGAGGCCAGAACAAAGCTGGACTTTACTAAATTTGCAGAACAACTGGTTGCGAGAGTATTTGGCTATAAATCCATAGGAAACGGCCACAAGTTTCTCCAGGTATCAAGTACCAGACATCTCATGGGAGATGGTCTGGTTGTCATGACTCAGGCCATGATGTACAATCTTCAGAATTTGATGCTCCACAGTGTTGGATCTGGAGATGACCAGAAATGGCAAGAAACTGGACTCTTTTCGTACAGCTACAATATTGTGTTTCGTGCTGGGTATCTGGCTCTGTTTGGGAACGAGTCTGTCAAAAGTACAGGAAATTTGGACAAAGCAAAGGAAATCGATCGGCAGCATTCGAACGAACTTTTCAAGGAATTCAGAAAATATGATCAGTTATTCCCGAATCTGGCTTATGGTGTCCTGGGACCCAGCGAGAAGATGGAGGTCGAGCGTTTGAAAAGGCTGTTCTGGAGCACGCTTTCAGTAGAGAAGATGAGATCCAGAGACAACATCAGCGGCTGGGTCAGTGAGCAGCAACAGATGAGAGACGAACACGGCATGCAGGAGTTCATGCAGGATCGATACATGTTTCTGCTTCTGTGGGCCTCTCAGGGAAACACGGGTCCTGCTGCGTTCTGGCTGCTCTTGTATCTGATGAAGCACCCTGACGCAATGAACGCCGTTAAGAAAGAAGTCGAGGAGATTCTCAAAGAAACGGGACAGGAGGTGAAACGAGACGGGCCGCTGATTGACCTGACTAGGGATATGCTCCTTAAAACTCCCATCCTAGACAGCGCAGTCGAGGAGACCCTCCGTCTGACAGCTGCCCCGGTCCTTACGAGAGCTGTTTTGCAGGACATGACCATCAACATGGCCAGCGGACAAGAGTACAAGATCCGTAAGGGTGACAGAGTGGCGGTTTTTCCCTACACAGCTGTTCAGGTAGACCCAGAAGTTTACCCAGATCCCTACACCTTCAAGTACGACCGTTTTCTCACACCAGATGGAAGCAAAAAGACTGATTTCTACAAGGGTGGAAAGAAACTCAAGTACTACAACATGCCTTGGGGAGCAGGAACCACTATGTGTCCAGGAAGATTCTTTGCCACAAATGAGCTGAAGCAGTTTGTCTTTCTCATGTTGTCCTACTTTGACTTTGAGTTGAGCAATCCGAATGAAGAGATTCCAGGTATTGATATCAGACGCTGGGGCTTTGGCTCCATGCAGCCAAATAAAGAAGTCCAATTTAGATACAGacttagattttaa